One genomic window of Camelina sativa cultivar DH55 chromosome 5, Cs, whole genome shotgun sequence includes the following:
- the LOC104788056 gene encoding protein kinase 2B, chloroplastic-like, with protein sequence MGNCLGSSARVDNRESTFGGSTRISPKPNHSSRLSSLSIPSYSNNSFTTTSSWSNLTPRSEGELLPSPTLKAFTFNELKTATRNFKPNSMIGEGGFGYVYKGWIGERSLSPSKPGSGMVVAVKKLKSEGFQGHKEWLTEVHYLGRLHHMNLVKLIGYCLEGEKRLLVYEYMPKGSLENHLFRRGAEPISWKTRIKVAISAARGLAFLHDAKVIYRDFKASNILLDVDFNAKLSDFGLAKAGPTGDRTHVTTQVIGTQGYAAPEYIATGRLTSKSDVYSFGVVLLELLSGRPTLDKSKVGVERNLVDWAIPYLVDRRKVFRIMDTKLGGQYPHKGACAAANIALRCLNTEPKLRPEMSDVLSTLQQLETWSKKTGSSPTTFMSPSSHKVREIAATIKVGK encoded by the exons ATGGGTAATTGCTTGGGTTCTTCTGCAAGAGTAGATAACAGAGAAAGCACTTTTGGAG GGTCAACAAGAATTTCACCTAAACCGAATCACTCATCTCGTCTTTCAAGCCTAAGCATACCTTCTTACAGCAACAATAGCTTCACTACTACTTCATCATGGTCAAATCTGACACCAAGAAGTGAAGGAGAGCTTTTACCATCTCCAACGCTTAAGGCCTTTACATTTAACGAGCTCAAAACCGCTACTAGAAACTTCAAGCCTAATAGTATGATCGGTGAAGGtggttttggttatgtttataaGGGTTGGATAGGTGAACGCTCGTTGTCACCTTCGAAACCAGGGTCCGGTATGGTCGTTGCAGTCAAGAAACTTAAATCAGAAGGGTTTCAAGGACATAAAGAGTGGTTG ACTGAGGTTCACTATCTTGGGAGACTTCATCATATGAATCTTGTAAAGCTAATTGGATATTGCTTAGAGGGAGAGAAACGGCTTTTGGTATACGAGTACATGCCCAAAGGAAGCCTCGAGAATCATCTTTTTAGAA GAGGCGCAGAGCCAATTTCATGGAAGACGAGGATAAAAGTAGCGATTAGCGCAGCGAGAGGGCTAGCTTTCCTCCACGACGCTAAAGTCATATACCGAGACTTCAAGGCCTCCAATATTCTACTTGATGTG GATTTTAATGCAAAGCTATCTGATTTCGGATTAGCAAAAGCCGGACCAACAGGAGATAGAACACATGTGACAACTCAAGTGATAGGCACACAAGGCTACGCAGCTCCGGAATACATAGCAACCGGTAGGTTAACGTCCAAGAGTGATGTCTATAGCTTTGGAGTGGTGTTACTCGAACTACTCTCGGGACGTCCCACACTAGACAAATCTAAAGTAGGAGTAGAACGTAATCTGGTGGATTGGGCAATACCTTATTTGGTTGACAGAAGAAAAGTCTTTAGAATAATGGACACAAAGCTTGGAGGACAGTACCCTCACAAAGGTGCTTGTGCAGCTGCCAACATCGCATTACGGTGTCTCAACACCGAACCTAAGCTAAGACCTGAGATGTCTGATGTCTTATCCACTTTACAACAGCTAGAGACTTGGTCTAAAAAGACAGGTTCTAGTCCAACTACGTTCATGTCTCCTTCATCTCACAAGGTTCGAGAGATCGCTGCGACTATTAAGGTGGGAAAGTAG
- the LOC109132947 gene encoding uncharacterized protein LOC109132947, translated as MATKHKPLLTSCVGSLPLESMLHIPFSMLHTRACFRICLSGKTLILLRLRTMMLISDTTDLVFSKPLALLQQVTKYNLFLAYSYRPYKMSILVTSAEWLWDSLLADTVSETRTHFLQRCSEKSEESTAMFYCKLCDDCDRKSLDDFRKHLSSKEHALDDSKRVVLLSLLNYQSTSNNYPERQVFLMLIIDFLQRIITDDVNQSLKLRLKSLQDLQGIKALIGVLTLLVYC; from the exons ATGGCGACCAAACACAAACCCCTGCTCACCTCCTGCGTGGGCTCTCTTCCACTGGAGTCGATGTTGCACATACCATTCTCGATGTTACATACACGCGCATGTTTTCGGATTTGCTTAAGTGGCAAGACCTTAATCCTCCTCCGGCTACGTACAATGATGCTCATATCCGATACTACGGACCTTGTCTTCTCAAAACCTCTTGCCTTGCTTCAACAAGTGACGAAATACAACCTTTTTCTGGCTTATTCATATAGGCCTTATAAAATGTCAATCCTGGTCACCTCTGCAGAGTGGCTCTGGGACAGCTTACTGGCAG acACAGTTTCAGAGACGAGAACACACTTTCTTCAGAGGTGCAGTGAAAAAAGCGAAGAATCTACCGCAATGTTTTATTGCAAATTGTGCGATGATTGTGATCGCAAAAGCCTTGATGATTTCAGGAAGCATCTCTCAAGTAAAGAACATGCACTCGATGACTCGAA GAGGGTAGTTTTATTGAGTCTATTAAATTATCAGAGTACGAGCAACAACTATCCCGAGAGGCAAGTTTTCTTAATGttaattatagattttctacAGAGA ATAATTACTGATGATGTAAACCAAAGCTTAAAACTGAGGTTGAAGTCTCTCCAAGATTTGCAAGGGATAAAGGCATTGATTGGGGTTTTAACATTATTGGTCTATTGTTGA